The genomic DNA gaatattgattaatttcgtaattaattaataagggacaaatcagatgtcaagttgagtcccaatgaggatataaatccttgaagATTGGCGCCCAAGGGACCTGATaggataaagaatcagtttcctacttcctaggactccaaagtccattctaattctgagacttgcccaccaagtctcctaacccaagtccaaaattcaaggactcccaacacctctatagggggtctcacccccaccaatcagaactacgtttttttgaCTTATTCTCTAATTCACAAAGATACGTAGACAtttcgtaaaggcagagttaaactacgaaacacgagagcagccattaaaggccttgagttCCCGAACCTTAGTcaattaatataccttagtttttaatacATAACAGTATTGAAAGATAATTATTAAAGTATGATGCATATAATGTGCACAAATTTTTGAATATTGAACACTTtcttttataatataaaatatattagaATTTAAGAAAATAATATACATTGGTATGGTAAATTTAAGTATATATCCATATGATCACATGTAAAAACCAATTTTATCCAGGTAACTTTGAAAAAGATCgagaaataaatatttttatttgatttatatgtaaAACATTGATATACAGTTTATCTATAATGACTTGCATAGTTGCATTTGCATACATATAAAGTGACCAAAATATTATAATGCAATTTTATACGGGAAAATTGATACCAATGTGAATATTGTTTAATTTttacaattattattattattatcaatTTGCATAAtaaatattgatttttttaaaaaaaactaatCTAACCAATCAAATTCATATGTCATTGAAACATAAAAATTATTTACAGGTACATTACTTCTTCGATTCGGAAGTTATGATGAAGATAATAAGATTATTGCATAACATCTCGAACGTCAGTAAAAATAATGAGAAATAATTATACGATTAATGTAAAATATTTTGAAGAGTTAAGATTTTATTAGAAAAATGCTAAATAACACAAACAATAGAAAAAGATATTATTGTTTGTCATGATTAAGATATGTTTGTCgtattaattattaattacaaTTTAGCCAAATTATATAGATAAGCACGTGACGTGTTCTTATAATATTGCATTTAAATGATAATTATTAACATATTAAGCGCGTGACGTGCACCTTTTTTTTTTGAGAAAGATGTGCACTAATTTTATAACGGCGAACATTTTCATATTTTTTGATAAATCAAACTATATTAAAATTTAAGAAACTAATAAAAGTTGGTACGATAAATTAAGAACATATCCATAATGTTACATAATTAGAATTGTAGATCTCGGAAAATAAGTGCCCAATCATACTTCGTTTTCAGGCTTccaaaaaagaaaaagaaaacattTCAACGTTAAATTACGTACAAAATTAAATCAAATATAAACCTATTTATCAGTTATTCAAAAATGGTTGGAAAGTAGCTACTTCACTTAAACTCAGTTAAAATGTAGTTTGTTTATTAACTACTTCGAACTCAAAGTCGGTCCGTCTCTAATATTAGGCGCGTACATCAACTACCATCAGACAAAACATAAAATACATTAAAATTAAACCTTTTTAGAGAGAGACtttttagagagagagagaacaaAGTGTACACTCTACACACACATACATGTAGAGAGACAAAGAGCAGAAGAAACCTGAAACCCCCAAAAGAAACTTCTCatacactctctctctctctctctctctctctctcatttctGCATTTATCATATCTAAATCCTGTGTGTATCTTTTATCTAATCTGTGTATTAATGTTTAGATTTTAGATATTTTGATAATTGATTAGATATTATATTATATTGTTGTTTATTTGTGTATATATAGAGGGTGTTGTGTGTGTATAAGTGTGTGGATTATAGTATGGAGAGGCAAGAGATGGAAGGTGAAACAGGTGTAGAAGGTGAGTTAAGTGGTAAGTGcattttaatttcattttaattTGGGTTGAATTTCAGTTGCATGTGTTTTTTAATTTTGTAATGTGTTTGATTTTGATTGATTGTGAAATGCAGAGAGAGTTTGGCAGTTAGGATTAGGTGGTGGTGGTGATGATGGCGATGGTGGTGGTGATGATGATGGTGATGGTGGTGGTGGTGTTGGTGATGGTGCTGTTTCGTATCCGGAGAGGCCGGATGAGCCTAATTGTAGTTATTATTTGAGGACTGGATTTTGTGGGTATGGTGCAAGGTGTCGGTTTAATCATCCTCGTGATCGGAATTCGGTATGTTAGTTTTGATGATATAATGTTGTTTTGTGTGTTTGTGTTAGGGTTTTATCGGAATTTATGTGatcattttggttgttattgaATTTGTTGTGATCTAGTGTTTTGTGTTTGTGAAAAGAAgagaattttgatcttgattgGGTTTTTGATTGATTAGTAGTGAATAATGAGATTTTGGGATTTTTTTGTATTGGTTTGATTTGGTTGGGTTTGTAATGAAATGTTGATGATTCAAGTAGTAATTTGAGATTTAGAGTTTTTGGAGTTATCAATTTGGCTTGCATTGGATGATTATTATTTGTATTTGTTGCTAGGTTGTTGGTGCTATGATGGCTAGTCGAGGAGAGCATCCTGAGCGAATTGGCCAACCTATCTGCCAGGTCTTTTCATCAGCAATACTTGTTGAATCTTAATGCATGGATTTTTTGAATTGAATGAAGATGCATACTTTCTGATGATACTGTTTTATTGCTGATTTTATAACCGTGTCTTCTATATATAAAGTGAATCTCAGTATCTCTAGTTATGGCTCGTCCTTTTCCTTATATCGTCTTTACATTATTAAAGATCTGAACTGATGATGTTTGAGATTGGAAGACAGATATGCTGGTTCTAGAATTAATCTACCTGTTGCTTAGCTTTTAAATGCAGCCACCTCCATTTCTATATATGAATATTCTTTCTTCGTCTTCTACTTCAGTTGAATTTTGTTTTCCATCTGTAAAGGAACTATATTTTCTTTTTTGAATCAATTATATTTATGTAAGGTGTATCTGGCCCCTTTTTCAGTTCATGTAAAAGGATCAGTCTATAGCTGATATTACTTTTGTATACATTATCTGATCATTTAACCATGATAGAATTCCTAACTTAATTGATATAAATTTGCCTTAATAATGTTTAGCGAAGGAGATCCTCTTATTATGTTACTAGTTTAACTATTACCTATCGTGTGTATGCCATATGTAGTCAACAAGGATAAGTTTCTGTTGCCTTATGAAAGGCCTAATAAGTGAACttaaatttctgaaaatatttgatTCCAAGAAACTTTATGCCTGGTTTGAAATACTTTATGTTTGCTTGACTGGTCTGCAATTATTCCAATTAATATCTATCTATAATTTGATTGCTGCAAATCTGTGTTCATAATTAATCTTTTACATGCTTGGTCTACATTTTGTGGAGAAGGAATCTACCCTTTTGGTTTGTTTGAAGGAACTACCTTTTTGTTCATTGTGCTGCATTGTGTTGACACCGGCTGTTTTGTTCAACTGTCAGTATTACATTTCAACAagaatttgataaaaaaatttagTGGACTATGAAGATTTAATGGGTTTGCAATTATGAATAGATACGATGTTCTCACCTAGATATTATTTCACCAAAATAGTTGATGAATAAGTCTGGTTTATCTTTATTTCCTCAATATTCAATAATAGGTAGTTTCTTAGATGTTAACTATGTTCACTTTTATGTTCTATTTATTGTTTTACTAACTTTTACTAGTTGATGTCAGAAGCACATACAAATTTTCTAATTCAAATTCTTAAAACATACATTTGATACTTTGATTCTAAAGCCCTTGTTTATGGTTTAACGCTGGTGTTAATATTCATCATGTAGTATTATATGAGGACGGGAATGTGCAAGTTTGGCGCCTCATGCAAGTATCACCATCCAAGACATGAAGGTGGATCTGCAAGCTTAGCAACAATAAATATCTCTGGACATCCCCTTCGCCCGGTCTGCTCTTTATTTATATTACCCTGGTATCCATCCATTTCTTGTAAGGAGAGTTTTATAATTACTGTTGTTGTGACAGGGTGAAAAAGAGTGTTCTTACTACCTTAAAACAGGACAATGCAAGTTTGGTATGACCTGTAAATTTCACCATCCACAGCCAGCTGGCATACATGTTCCTGCTCCCGGACCTTTGCCGACAGCAGCAGCTTTGCCATCTGCAATATATCCATACATACAATCGCCTGGCCCATCATCTCAACAATATGGTGTTGTAGCTGGTAATTGGCCAGTTGCAAGGCATGCTCTTCTTCCAGGTTCATATATTCAAGGGTCGTATGGTCCAGTAATTCTTTCACCAGGGATAGTTCCTATGGCTGGTTGGAATCCTTATCAGGTATGTGCCTTGATATTCCCAAACTGGCCAGTGATGTTAGTAAGTATCTATACTAATATGTTGTCGCATGACCTTTTACAGGCACCTATGAATCCACTTGCGTCTCCAAGTGCTCATTCCAGTGTAGGAGCAGGACCTATTTATGGAATGCCACAATTGTCTTCTTCGGCTCCTGCTTATGCAGGTCCTTATCCGTCGATGCCATCTCCTGCTGGCCCTTCAGGTTTTAACCAGAAAGACCATGCTTTTCCAGAAAGACCTGGTCAGCCTGAATGCCAGCATTACATAAAAACAGGGGAATGTAAATTTGGTTCTACCTGTAAATATCATCATCCACCACAAAGGAGTGCCCCAAATACAAACTTTGTCCTCAGTCCCATGGGTCTTCCTTTACGTCCGGTAAATTTTTGATCTTCAATATTATGATTTTTATGTCTTTCTTACTCGCTTAAATTCTGTGCTGTAAATAGAGAAATCTAATTATTACATATTAATGTATTGATGTTACTGTGGATATCGTCAAAATGTTTATGCTATAGTTTTATTTGCCTTTTGTATCTTGGACAAGTTACTGGTGTCTTTCTCATATATATTCATGTGCAATAAATCTGTGAGGAGACCATTAACTATCATCGTAACGGGATTACAAAACTTTATGTGTCAATGTTAATGACTTAATTGATACTGAACAAGATGAGCAAAATCAAGAGCGCCCTTTAAGCAACTTAAGCTGGAATGAACTGCTAGTACTGGCAGTCCTTTCATATTAATGGTCTTATCGTTATATTGGATATCTTCGAATGTGCTCTCAGACTATACGTAATTTCGTTTTTGATATGTTTCTAGGGTGCACCACTTTGTTCTCATTATGCAATGAATGGAATATGCAAATTTGGGCATTCTTGCAAATTCGATCACCCCATGTCGAAACTGAGTTACAGTCCATCTACATCTTCTCTGAGTGATATTCCTGTTTCTCCTTACCCTGCTGGCTCATCAATGGCTACCTTAGCCCCGTCATCCTCATCGTCAGAGCTAAAGGAACTTACATCAGGATCCAGCAAGGAAGCCTTTACAACCAGAATGCTTACTTCTGTTGGTACAGCTGCTGGTTCAGTTGGTTCCATATTTTCACGGAATCTCCCCCTACTGCAATCTGGTATCCAGCAGCCTAGTCAGAGCTCTACCCCTTCAACTGGTAGCAGTAGTACAACTCATGTTAGCGAGGTCCGCACATCAGGCTGAGCATGTTAATTGGATATGTTTACCTTTAAGTTACATGAACTTTATGTTATAATTTTGCGCAAGTCGTCTGTTGGCACTTGGCATGGCTTACCTAGTCGTCATGGATCCCTAAGTTAGGTCAATCACATGCAGCCTTTCTCGCTTGTGTTCATATAATTTTTAGATGTCAATTGATTTCAAAATGAATAAGTCATATTCATCTTATAAATGGCCAGCAAACCTTATACATCCACATCCTGTCATCTAACTTCTCAATACAACCCCAGAAAGTTGCTCATTTTGAACTATTGTAAGTTTTTTGTTAGGTGTGAATATTTAAATTATAGACATATTTTTAAAGGAGCTTATAAATTTAATATTAGTACAGGGTGAGTCTGTGGCCTATTTATTGACAGGGCGAGTCTGTGTCACTAGTCCACGCACCAGCTGCGGTGTTCCTGAGAGAGGAATTAGACATCAAGGGAAAGTCAGAAATTTCCTCCGACTATCTTTTCATGGAAGACGGGTTGCTTAGCACACTAGCCCTTCAAATCCTAGATGAAGGTAGGTTAATCCCCATATTTGAAGTTTTCAACTCTCCAGTGGTTAAACTTGAAAAGGAGGTCTTCAAGGGGATCTTTGCTAGGATATCCTCAACAGTGCAGTAAAGGGTCAGCTAGGAGAACTAATGGCTGCAGTTGATGCCCAGAAATCAGGTACCTGTAGTCAGTTCGTGGAGAAGGTTGGGGAACAGATGATATCAGACGTGACCAAACAAGACGCAGAGGAAATGAGGATTGAGGCAATAGTGGTTAGGATGGTTAGCCTATTTTCTCTGTTGCCAaccgtattattattattattatctatgCAGGCGGTTGTTCCATCAGACCGTTAGGATATGTAATGTAGCTTTTCGTTGATTGTACCTAGCTTGTAGCAGTTAGACTCCTGAGTCGTTGTGTCATGTGACTGTTGTCTTTTGTAATATAATAGTTCTTCGCTTCTCAAAACAAAACTACATAGATAA from Apium graveolens cultivar Ventura chromosome 5, ASM990537v1, whole genome shotgun sequence includes the following:
- the LOC141659165 gene encoding zinc finger CCCH domain-containing protein 32-like isoform X3 gives rise to the protein MERQEMEGETGVEGELSERVWQLGLGGGGDDGDGGGDDDGDGGGGVGDGAVSYPERPDEPNCSYYLRTGFCGYGARCRFNHPRDRNSVVGAMMASRGEHPERIGQPICQYYMRTGMCKFGASCKYHHPRHEGGSASLATINISGHPLRPGEKECSYYLKTGQCKFGMTCKFHHPQPAGIHVPAPGPLPTAAALPSAIYPYIQSPGPSSQQYGVVAGNWPVARHALLPGSYIQGSYGPVILSPGIVPMAGWNPYQAPMNPLASPSAHSSVGAGPIYGMPQLSSSAPAYAGPYPSMPSPAGPSGFNQKDHAFPERPGQPECQHYIKTGECKFGSTCKYHHPPQRSAPNTNFVLSPMGLPLRPGAPLCSHYAMNGICKFGHSCKFDHPMSKLSYSPSTSSLSDIPVSPYPAGSSMATLAPSSSSSELKELTSGSSKEAFTTRMLTSVGTAAGSVGSIFSRNLPLLQSGIQQPSQSSTPSTGSSSTTHVSEVRTSG
- the LOC141659165 gene encoding zinc finger CCCH domain-containing protein 32-like isoform X2, whose amino-acid sequence is MERQEMEGETGVEERVWQLGLGGGGDDGDGGGDDDGDGGGGVGDGAVSYPERPDEPNCSYYLRTGFCGYGARCRFNHPRDRNSVVGAMMASRGEHPERIGQPICQYYMRTGMCKFGASCKYHHPRHEGGSASLATINISGHPLRPGEKECSYYLKTGQCKFGMTCKFHHPQPAGIHVPAPGPLPTAAALPSAIYPYIQSPGPSSQQYGVVAGNWPVARHALLPGSYIQGSYGPVILSPGIVPMAGWNPYQAPMNPLASPSAHSSVGAGPIYGMPQLSSSAPAYAGPYPSMPSPAGPSGFNQKDHAFPERPGQPECQHYIKTGECKFGSTCKYHHPPQRSAPNTNFVLSPMGLPLRPGAPLCSHYAMNGICKFGHSCKFDHPMSKLSYSPSTSSLSDIPVSPYPAGSSMATLAPSSSSSELKELTSGSSKEAFTTRMLTSVGTAAGSVGSIFSRNLPLLQSGIQQPSQSSTPSTGSSSTTHVSEGESVAYLLTGRVCVTSPRTSCGVPERGIRHQGKVRNFLRLSFHGRRVA
- the LOC141659165 gene encoding zinc finger CCCH domain-containing protein 32-like isoform X1, which encodes MERQEMEGETGVEGELSERVWQLGLGGGGDDGDGGGDDDGDGGGGVGDGAVSYPERPDEPNCSYYLRTGFCGYGARCRFNHPRDRNSVVGAMMASRGEHPERIGQPICQYYMRTGMCKFGASCKYHHPRHEGGSASLATINISGHPLRPGEKECSYYLKTGQCKFGMTCKFHHPQPAGIHVPAPGPLPTAAALPSAIYPYIQSPGPSSQQYGVVAGNWPVARHALLPGSYIQGSYGPVILSPGIVPMAGWNPYQAPMNPLASPSAHSSVGAGPIYGMPQLSSSAPAYAGPYPSMPSPAGPSGFNQKDHAFPERPGQPECQHYIKTGECKFGSTCKYHHPPQRSAPNTNFVLSPMGLPLRPGAPLCSHYAMNGICKFGHSCKFDHPMSKLSYSPSTSSLSDIPVSPYPAGSSMATLAPSSSSSELKELTSGSSKEAFTTRMLTSVGTAAGSVGSIFSRNLPLLQSGIQQPSQSSTPSTGSSSTTHVSEGESVAYLLTGRVCVTSPRTSCGVPERGIRHQGKVRNFLRLSFHGRRVA